In the Osmerus eperlanus chromosome 27, fOsmEpe2.1, whole genome shotgun sequence genome, one interval contains:
- the yipf5 gene encoding protein YIPF5 — protein MSAFDSDFYQSSYSVDDQGQAGYGYSNSEDPYNKQYGQYDYSQPMGYAAAGVMTPQQPYTGQIYQPTPTFTPTPTQSMYSSSFEDEPPLLEELGINFDHIWQKTLTVLHPLKVADGSIMNETDLAGPMVFCLAFGATLLLTGKIQFGYVYGISAIGCLGMYCLLNLMSMTGVSFGCVASVLGYCLLPMILLSSFGVVISLQGMMGIVITAAIIGWCSFSASKIFISALAMDNQQVLVAYPCALLYGVFALISVF, from the exons ATGTCAGCGTTTGACAGCGACTTCTACCAGTCAAGTTACAGTGTAGACGACCAAGGCCAAGCTGGATATGGCTATAGCAACTCGGAAGACCCCTACAACAA GCAATATGGCCAGTATGACTATTCCCAGCCCATGGGCTACGCTGCCGCAGGGGTGATGACTCCCCAACAGCCCTACACGGGCCAGATATACCAGCCCACCCCCAcgttcacccccacccccacacagtcCATGTACAGCAGCAGCTTTGAGGACGAACCACCTCTGCTGGAGG AGCTGGGCATCAACTTTGACCACATCTGGCAGAAGACGCTGACCGTGCTGCATCCGCTCAAGGTGGCCGACGGCAGCATCATGAACGAGACGGACCTGGCCGGCCCCATGGTCTTCTGCCTGGCCTTCGGGGCCACTCTACTGCTG ACAGGGAAGATCCAGTTTGGCTACGTGTACGGGATCAGCGCCATCGGCTGCCTGGGCATGTACTGCCTGCTCAACCTGATGAGCATGACCGGGGTGTCCTTCGGCTGCGTCGCCAGCGTCCTGGGCTACTGCCTGCTTCCCAtgatcctcctctccagctttgGCGTGGTCATCTCCTTGCA aggCATGATGGGGATCGTCATCACGGCCGCGATCATCGGCTGGTGCAGTTTCTCCGCCTCCAAGATCTTCATCTCGGCCCTGGCTATGGACAACCAGCAGGTGCTGGTGGCGTACCCCTGCGCCCTCCTGTACGGCGTGTTCGCCCTCATCTCCGTCTTCTGA